A region of Oncorhynchus masou masou isolate Uvic2021 chromosome 29, UVic_Omas_1.1, whole genome shotgun sequence DNA encodes the following proteins:
- the LOC135521345 gene encoding sialic acid-binding Ig-like lectin 15: MDTRSLCRMVNLLLCFMEALGAASNDDGWSMKVQAEVRAMEGYPVVLPCSFTHPHHTLHSSLQVVWRLGHGQGSTVLYHCSSPTGARTCQPGPQQDQRYRLEGNPREHDLSLRINSAALQDNGRYYCRVEVPGHAHASYEDKMGTRLRVEAAPRILGLSVEGSEEAGYRAQCRVQGSPLPDVQWLGPDQLMEGSDNSPLSQESLEQHHTTSQLRDVLPGQQYTCSASNPLGKDHATLYMLPPRQVQVSGEAPPLLLLLSLSLGFKVLLLLGMVVWLPQGGGRAWLRCWFK, translated from the exons ATGGACACCCGGTCACTCTGCAGAATGGTGAATCTCCTATTGTGTTTCATGGAAG CCCTGGGCGCTGCTTCGAACGATGACGGCTGGTCTATGAAGGTTCAGGCGGAGGTGCGTGCCATGGAGGGCTACCCAGTGGTGCTGCCTTGCTCCTTCACCCACCCCCACCACACGCTGCACTCCTCCCTGCAGGTGGTGTGGCGGCTGGGCCACGGCCAGGGCTCTACGGTGCTCTACCACTGCTCCTCTCCCACTGGGGCCAGGACCTGCCAGCCAGGCCCTCAGCAGGACCAGCGTTATCGCCTGGAGGGGAATCCCCGAGAGCACGACCTCTCCTTGCGCATCAACAGCGCCGCCCTGCAGGACAATGGACGCTACTACTGCCGTGTGGAGGTCCCCGGACACGCACACGCCAGCTACGAGGATAAGATGGGCACACGGCTTAGAGTGGAGG CTGCCCCACGAATCCTGGGCCTGTCAGTGGAGGGAAGTGAGGAAGCTGGCTACAGGGCTCAGTGTCGTGTCCAGGGCTCTCCCCTACCTGACGTCCAGTGGCTGGGGCCTGACCAGCTCATGGAAGGCTCCGacaactctcccctctcccaggaGTCCCTCGAGCAACATCACACCACCAGTCAGCTCCGGGATGTCCTCCCTGGGCAGCAGTACACATGTAGTGCCTCCAACCCCCTGGGGAAGGACCATGCCACCCTGTACATGCTGCCCCCCAGGCAGGTGCAGGTCTCTGGCGAGGCCCCTCCGCTGctgctcctgctctccctctccctggggTTCAAGGTGCTCCTGCTGCTGGGGATGGTAGTCTGGCTGCCACAGGGAGGAGGCCGAGCATGGCTCAGATGCTGGTTCAAATGA